AGAAACAGAATTTGCAGTACCTGTACAGCCATACCCTTGTGCCACTCGAAATGAGTTTCTTGATTGATGGCAGCATGGTCTCTGGTGAATCCTTCCAGTTCCAGTTATCAAATACAAGCTGACTGTTTAAGGGGGAAATCGAAATGAATTAGAAAAATATTCCAATGCTAATGTTGCATTTTTCTCCATGTCGATTTAGTCAAAGGTTTCTTGACAGTTAAGAATTCCAAGCAGTAAAAAATTGTATTATGCTTATTAAATGGCTCAAAATCTTCACAATTTCAGTTTGATGGCTGCTGGACAAGCAGATGTGctgtttatatatatatgctgcaGAATCATATTCCATCATGCCTTCTTTAATGTTAACTTACTAATACTTATTGTGGACTGTTGTTCACACATACTGAATCTTTGATGGATGGTTTATATAGATTGCAGGTGCCTTTTGGGCATCAAAGCAAATCGCAAGTGACTAATGGAGGCATACAAGTATGTTTACTGGTGAGGAAGTTATTATGGTCAGTCAAAGTATTGATTACCTTTTCAGATAGCTGTAAGAAAGCAAAAGCGTGGAGTGCTAATAGGTATTATTCTTGGGGAGAAACTGTGCTTAAAATTGAGAAGCAAATGAAAGAAATTTGTTTGGGTATTCCAATCCATATACCTGCAATCCATCCATGGGTAGCTCAACCCTGTTGTATTTGCATGTAGGGTCCTTTGGACCTCAAGACGATTTAGATAAGAGGAGACATAGTGGTTTGTGCAAGGATCACCAAACACCACCTTACATCAGTAAACCACAAACTCAGTATCCTAAGAAGCACAAATACATCAAAAGAATTGACAATATAACGTGTTTAGGTGTGTGTACCGAATCACTTGATCTAGGAGGATTGGAGGCATCATGACATTGTGGTGCATAGACATTGTAGTCATCAACATTACCTTTTTCCTTGATAGCTAAGTTCATGGCATTCAGGCAATCATTAGTGTATGTCTCATTGAAGCCACAGTTGGCCTGGATGGTTCTGTAAGTTTTTCCAGAAATCATAGCGTGCATCCAGTAGTAGTCAAATGATGCTCTTAGAGTTAAATTGTCATGCAAGTCTGCATTGCCGATCTGTTCAAATTTCAGAGTGGTATCATCAGTTAGAATCTTACTCAATATTAGAAGATTCAAAACAGTTATTGTTGAACACTTACTGCAACACCTCTAAGCATGACACTGGTTGCATTGCTGTCTCTGTTGTTAGACACAATCAAATTAGCTAGCTCTGGTACATAGTGGCCAGCATAGCTCTCACCACTTATGAAGAAATCACGGTCACGATACTCGGGAAATCTCTCCATCCAATTGACAAGGAAACTGTATGCATCCTCTGTGGTTCTTTTGTCGCCAGTGTTGTGATAGTCTGACGTTGTGTTAGAGTATGAGTACCCAACACCAGCTGGGATCTCAACAAACAGCATATTGGCCACTGCATTTGTGGATGAACAGTAATAACTTAATATGGGTAGCAATGCAATTACTTTGTTAACTATTAATTATGGGCAGGATTGGAGTGAATTACCTGTATTCCATGCATGCCTTTTCTTGTACAGTGTCTTGTTGTCACTATGGACAGAGAAGGGTCCAAGTTCTAGCATGGCTCCAGCTCCAAAGGATGAACAGCCAGGTCCTGCAAATTCATTATCAATACTCCTCAAAGGAAACTCTAAGTTCATTTGAAAGAGCTCTACTAACATATGTGTTGTGCATTTTCAGTCTCAAATGCTcacgcgcgcgcacacacacacacacacacacatagtTTTATTGGTTTCATGTAGTAAAACATGCTGCCGGTTTATGTATAACAAAAACACACATAACATACCTCCATTCAGCCAGAGGACTAGTGGTTTATTTAAAGGATCTCGAGGAGCTTCAACAAAATAGTAGAACAAAGCCCTTCCAGCATTTGCATCCACCGTGATATATCCTGCATATTGGTCAAATTCCACTTCCTCCAGCTGACCTGGCATTGCTCTGATCTTATCTTTCTCCCGCAGATAATCTTGCAAGCCATTATGCACTGAAGGACTGGTAGTGCCGTTGTTCATAGAGGCATGCTGTTTTTCTGGAACATATTTCGTGGATATGTTCAGTTGATCAAACTCAAGAGGGTGTTTGGGATTGTCGCCAGTAGTTGTGTTTGCCACACTGATGCAGAACAAGGACGAAAGTACTAGTAGTCCTCTTTTCATCTTGATAGGAAGCGTGTGCATGGGTGCTTGGTGTCTTGTGCTCTGTTGCCATTGGCTAATATTTATATATAGGGAAGACATTCTGTTTTCAGCACAGTTGTGGGAGTCCTCTAAGGAAACCATAATATGATTGATTCTTTGACTTTTTCCCTCCAAGTTGGACCTAAAAGGCTCCTAAtattctctctttctcttggCATCTATGTTTGTGTTGTCATTTGTCAATGGTGTTCATTGTTCAATTAAACTGTTAGTTCCTTTTCGTCGACTGTGATATAACAAAATCAGGATGATTCCCCAACAGCTATCTCCAGCTCAATTATGGTCTTTATGAGGGGACAACAAATAAATAAGGGCCATATTGAGGGTGTTTCATCTATCACAAAGTGTTGTCCACATCATGGTGGCATTTGATcttcttattttctttatttattttagaacAATAGCAGGAGCTTCTACCTTTCATCAAAGGCGATCTCATTTTCTTACTACCATTCGCCCTCATAAGCTTCTTGTATACTCAACCGTATCCTGCCAAGATTCTCAGGAACCTTTACCTTTAATTTGCTTTTCTGCCTTGTTATGTTCCAACCCAATGGATTGCATATTTGAACTGCATTCATTGCTTCTGCTGTTTATCTTTCAATGTTTGTACTGTGTGACATTGTGTAAACTGAAAAACCATTTGCTTGCTTAATTGTCCCATAAAGCTGGATGAAATGCATAATTTAAACTCGTGTACTTCATCTAGTTCTGACTTAATGCAACTAGTCATCATCATGTATACATTATATTATGTCATATTTCTGTGTGGCTACCCCTGCTGGCCACTTTACTTCAGGCTTACTTTTGTTGATCAGAAAAGACATTTAGGCACAACTTTTACTTCTGGTTTGAAGGATATATACAACCGAATCACAATGCTGATGCATGATATTACTGCATTTTCAGCATTGACTTTCCCCTGAAATCAAGGAAACCGGTTGATCTCATTGCTCAAAGAGGTGAGAGGTTGATAGGATATGCCGACTTAGAGTGACTCCATCACCATAGCGGATGCATTGGCACCTTATGAATTCTGTTTCAGGAACTAGATTGAAATATGTGCGCACACTTTTGAGGAGTTGAGGTGTGACTTTGAAGCAAGACGCCCTTTCAATCTGGAACTTTTCCTTGGAAAAGTAGATTGTAGATACCAAACTTAAGCAGTGAGCATAGAACAATCTTTCACCAACACTTACTGATAACATTTACTGCTGACAGCAGCCCCCTCCTCTGTGAGAAAAAACTTGGAAAATACATTCTTTTAGGGAACAAAGGTTATAGGTCCTGGTTACTACTTCGAAATGTTCTTTCGGTTTTGTCCTATTCCTGTCTTTGAATATCATCATGCAACCATTTTGTTAGTGTATTTGttctctttgtttttgttcttgcaGTCGGTGGTTATGCACTGAATAGATGCCACTCGTTAGACTTGAAAGATCTGGGACCCGAAGCATAAACTTTGGAAGGGAATCCCACCTTTTACTAGTGTACATACGCAGAATTCCTCCCAAGACAACTCATACTGGCAAATGAATGCGTGAGGGCAAGGAAGATGTGCATACCATAATAAGGATTATAAAGGCAGCAAGGAACATTTCTTTCTGCTGGTACTCTGATTCCTTACAAAACCATATGTTTAGCATTTTGAATAAAAAACAACTCTTGTGCTCAAGACAAGTTTTACTTGGTACAGAAAATTAAAATCTTGACTCTGGTGGTCATGCAAAAACGATTATCCAACTCTCAGTGGGGCATTTCAGTGAGAAGAGCATCCCTTTCATGCCAGTTTGACTTCTGTAGCAAGTTGGCAACTAGCATGCAAATTGGGCAGGAACCTTCATATGTTTTCCTGAGCAAAAGAAAGCCCCTTCTATTAGCGGATTGCTTGATGCATGCCTTAGTTGAAGAGTTGAGGTGCTATGTAGAGAAAATCTGAGAATTGTCTTGTGGTCCAATGCAATGTACAACAGATAGGGAGTGTCTTCTTACACCACCATCTGCCAAAGTCACTGAACCACTTCGATCTCCACCGACCACTATTGGATCCTTATGGGCAtgtttttttccgaaaaggggAAACAGTTCCCCGCCTccgcatcaatcgatgcacaaaGCCATCCTTATGGGCATGCAGCCTCACGATCCGCAAGCCCCGTGCCACCTTGGATTGGTCGCCTCCTGTCTACAGCGCCATCATGTCTCCCGTCTCAGATGGCTAAGAGGCCAATGGAGGAGAGACGTTGACAAGGATAGGAGGATGAGGAAGGAGATGCGGATTATTCCTTTCCTCTGTTTCTTAATAGTACAGCTCTGTTGAAAACTCGGATCCTCAGAGATGCCTATTTGGTATGCAAAATAACAAATATTTGGAATAAGTGTAGTTCATCAGGTCAACAGATTTATTTAGGTTTGAACTATTGGAATAGGCTATTTCAATGCCTCAAAGTCATGTTTAGTTCTTTCTAAAACAAAAAACCTGTTTCAGTTAGCATTTAGAATTTCCTGTTACACGACTTCCTGTACTTCCTTTGATGAAAGCAGCTCCATACGTGATATCGGCTGGTTAATACATAACAGTTTTATTTCTGATGAAAATCGTTCTCTCTTTCACTATAAATAACAAGAGAAGAAATAGAAGATCGCAAAGTTCTGGTCATTCAGGGGGCAGCTTCCCTTGCAGGAATGATGAGAACAAGGTTAGTGCCCTTCGAGGTTGGTATGTAGGAACCATATGTCCAGCTCCTCTGACTGTTGCAAACACCAGACCTTTGTACCCGATAACATAGCCACCAACCTGAAACAATCAGTTTCAGAACCCTAAATGCAAACAGATGTTTtggctatattttttttcaaggagTTTTTGTTTATGCTTTTGTGTCTAGTTCATACTGCATATATACCTGATCATCGTCGGAGTACCATGACCTCCAAGATGAATTTGTTGGTAGCCCAAGAAGGTCTAATGAGTACTGTGTCGAAGTTACTGGGCACACTGAATCAACATCACCACTGGAAGGTAAAACGAATCGTTTCTTATCTGGGAACCAGACAGAGTTTAGaatttatcttttcttttgtaatGTTTGTAAACTCACCTGTACAACCACGTGCTTACTTCACTTGAGATCAGTCGCCGGATAGATGGTAGCATGGAGACTGGTGCATCTTTCCAATTTTCAGGAGTGATAATGTCACTGGTCCTCAAAAAAGTATACAATGCTTGGTTAATACCTGTTGGAAgcataaaaataataatctaaAATTGAGTATGGAATGCTACAAGACACTTTGGGGATGTTGTTGGCACCTGCAATCCGTCCACGGCCGCTTCAATCCAGTGGTGTTAGCATGAAGTGCCCTCTGTACCTCGGGGTTGTTCAGATAAGTTTGGATGTAGTAAAGGGCACAGGGGTCAGTGTTGGCTGCCTGCAAAGCCATATCATAAGCTGGGGGAGAAGCAACTTATTTGAAGTTATGAGAGCGTCTTTACCATGCCATGCAGCTCTTGGGGATTGGAAGCATTCCAGCACACGGATGCGTAGATGTTGTATGGATCGATGATGCCCAGCTCCATGTTGGCTGCTGTTATCGCGGTTCGACATCCCCCTGTGTATGTTCCATTGAAGCTGCAGTTTTTCTGAACAGCTTGGTGAGCTTCTCTTGAGATCATAGCGTGTGTCCAGAAGTAATCCATGGTTGCTCTTGTATTCGTGTTATCATCTAAGTACGCATTTCCAATCTATTCCCACCAAACAAATGCTGTAATTCAGTTTATAGTATCTTGATATGGAGTATATTTTATCAGAAGCTCTGCTAATTGTTAGTATTCGTGTGAGAAACTTACAGCAACTCCTTTAAGATTGATGAATGGGGCATTCGTGATCTTGTTATTCGACAATATGGTGTTGGCGAGCTGTGGTATGTAGTGGCCACCATAACTTTCACCGGTTATGAAGAAATCGCGACCTTTGTATTCTGGGAACCTCTCGAGCCAATTGACGAGGAAGGTGTATGAATCTGTCGCAGTACTGCTGTCACCGGTGTTATTGTAATCTGAAGTTGTGTTTGAGTATGAGAAGCCGACACCAGCAGGGCTCTCAAGGAAGAGCATGTTTGCCACTGCCATCCATAAAAACGATCAGTCAGTGCAATCGATCGTGCAAAGGTAAGAATCCCTATGTGAGCACACCCTCAATTTCTCATGAATGTAGTTTGATATCTGTAACCTCGTGTGAGTTTTCTTACCATTGTTCCATGCATACTTGTTTGTGGACAGTGTCCTGTTATCGCTATTAACGAAGAAAGGTCCAATTTCAAGCATAGCTCCACCCAGAGAAGAACATCCTGGCCCTGCAATTTCAAGGTAACACTTTGtataatttaaaaaatattaatcttttcttgaaaattcaaaaaacaaattccTCTCCACTTGTCCCATATGATCTTGCATCCTAATATTTGTCAGGAACATAGCTTCTAAAAAACTGTGGACTACTTAGAACAGAGACAGAAAGAATTAACGCAAGCTTAGATTAGAGCGGTAAAAGAATTTGCAAATGTATATTCTCGTTATGGACAATTGCTGTGCACCGACACCTCCACAGCTGTAACCCAATTTTTTGCACTTGTAGAAGCAAATAAAAATGATGGATTGTGAGGACAACTATCCATGCAGTTTTTTTCATGCTACAACAAAATATATGCAACAAGCATAAAGCAACAGGCAACCAGAGCATAGAAACCATTCATCAGGAAACATGGTATCTGAGCAGCATATCAATTAGTTAGGTAGGATACCTCCATTCAGCCACAAGACCAATGGCTTAGTGGAAGGATCTTCAGCAGCCTCAGCAAAGTAGTAAAATAGGGCCTTCCCAGATGTCGAATTAACCGTGACATAGCCTGCATACTGATCAAATAGAGCTCTCCCTGGCTGACCAGGAAGTTCACTGACCTTATCTGCCTCCTTCATTCCATCCTGTGGGCTCACCTTCATTGCATGATCGATGTGTGATCTCCTATGCACCTTGCTGTCTTGGTGGTGACACTGCATCTCCATTCTTGACGTGGAGAACTGCAGGATCCGAGCAGCCTGATCAGCAATTGCCCCATGTGCAGACACGAGGCAGAATATCTGGAGGGCAAATGCTTCTATTCTCATCTTGGAGGATAGGGAGGACTTGCTGCGGCATGAAGTCTTCAT
This is a stretch of genomic DNA from Brachypodium distachyon strain Bd21 chromosome 1, Brachypodium_distachyon_v3.0, whole genome shotgun sequence. It encodes these proteins:
- the LOC100829030 gene encoding serine carboxypeptidase 24 isoform X1, which translates into the protein MKTSCRSKSSLSSKMRIEAFALQIFCLVSAHGAIADQAARILQFSTSRMEMQCHHQDSKVHRRSHIDHAMKVSPQDGMKEADKVSELPGQPGRALFDQYAGYVTVNSTSGKALFYYFAEAAEDPSTKPLVLWLNGGPGCSSLGGAMLEIGPFFVNSDNRTLSTNKYAWNNVANMLFLESPAGVGFSYSNTTSDYNNTGDSSTATDSYTFLVNWLERFPEYKGRDFFITGESYGGHYIPQLANTILSNNKITNAPFINLKGVAIGNAYLDDNTNTRATMDYFWTHAMISREAHQAVQKNCSFNGTYTGGCRTAITAANMELGIIDPYNIYASVCWNASNPQELHGMAANTDPCALYYIQTYLNNPEVQRALHANTTGLKRPWTDCRTSDIITPENWKDAPVSMLPSIRRLISSEVSTWLYSGDVDSVCPVTSTQYSLDLLGLPTNSSWRSWYSDDDQVGGYVIGYKGLVFATVRGAGHMVPTYQPRRALTLFSSFLQGKLPPE
- the LOC100829030 gene encoding serine carboxypeptidase 24 isoform X2, producing MKTSCRSKSSLSSKMRIEAFALQIFCLVSAHGAIADQAARILQFSTSRMEMQCHHQDSKVHRRSHIDHAMKVSPQDGMKEADKVSELPGQPGRALFDQYAGYVTVNSTSGKALFYYFAEAAEDPSTKPLVLWLNGGPGCSSLGGAMLEIGPFFVNSDNRTLSTNKYAWNNVANMLFLESPAGVGFSYSNTTSDYNNTGDSSTATDSYTFLVNWLERFPEYKGRDFFITGESYGGHYIPQLANTILSNNKITNAPFINLKGVAIGNAYLDDNTNTRATMDYFWTHAMISREAHQAVQKNCSFNGTYTGGCRTAITAANMELGIIDPYNIYASVCWNASNPQELHGMAANTDPCALYYIQTYLNNPEVQRALHANTTGLKRPWTDCSDIITPENWKDAPVSMLPSIRRLISSEVSTWLYSGDVDSVCPVTSTQYSLDLLGLPTNSSWRSWYSDDDQVGGYVIGYKGLVFATVRGAGHMVPTYQPRRALTLFSSFLQGKLPPE
- the LOC100828726 gene encoding serine carboxypeptidase-like 27, which encodes MVSLEDSHNCAENRMSSLYINISQWQQSTRHQAPMHTLPIKMKRGLLVLSSLFCISVANTTTGDNPKHPLEFDQLNISTKYVPEKQHASMNNGTTSPSVHNGLQDYLREKDKIRAMPGQLEEVEFDQYAGYITVDANAGRALFYYFVEAPRDPLNKPLVLWLNGGPGCSSFGAGAMLELGPFSVHSDNKTLYKKRHAWNTVANMLFVEIPAGVGYSYSNTTSDYHNTGDKRTTEDAYSFLVNWMERFPEYRDRDFFISGESYAGHYVPELANLIVSNNRDSNATSVMLRGVAIGNADLHDNLTLRASFDYYWMHAMISGKTYRTIQANCGFNETYTNDCLNAMNLAIKEKGNVDDYNVYAPQCHDASNPPRSSDSVVFGDPCTNHYVSSYLNRLEVQRTLHANTTGLSYPWMDCSQLVFDNWNWKDSPETMLPSIKKLISSGTRVWLYSGDMDAVCSVTSTQYALDILGLPTETSWRPWRIDNEVAGYVVGYKGLVFATVKGAGHMVPYYQPRRALAMFSSFLEGKLPPQ